In Janibacter alkaliphilus, the following proteins share a genomic window:
- a CDS encoding PhoH family protein, protein MPGSDRPDLRALDAVPDTPPQAATPAGERQETTIVLPDTVSPVSLLGPRDELLRTMERRFPRAEILVRGNEFRVVGPSEDLDVIERLLAELTEIVRAGQPLNRDAVERSIGMLRDQQNKERPADVLTQNILSNRGRTIRPKTLGQKQYVDAIDEHTIVFGIGPAGTGKTYLAMAKAVAALQAKRITRIILTRPAVEAGERLGFLPGSLNEKIDPYLRPLYDALHDMIDPDTIPRLMASGTIEVAPLAYMRGRTLNDAFIILDEAQNTSPEQMKMFLTRLGFGSTMVVTGDTSQVDLPGGTQSGLKVVQRILEGVEDIDFRQLTSQDVVRHRLVSEIVDAYERHDAGQDRGRRQGGEGR, encoded by the coding sequence ATGCCTGGATCAGACCGCCCCGACCTGCGTGCCCTCGATGCCGTGCCGGACACCCCTCCGCAGGCCGCCACCCCCGCGGGGGAGCGCCAGGAGACCACCATCGTCCTGCCGGACACCGTCTCCCCGGTCAGCCTCCTCGGCCCCCGCGACGAGCTGCTGCGGACCATGGAGCGACGCTTCCCGCGCGCCGAGATCCTCGTGCGGGGCAACGAGTTCCGGGTGGTCGGACCGAGCGAGGACCTCGACGTCATCGAGCGTCTGCTCGCCGAGCTCACCGAGATCGTGCGCGCCGGGCAGCCGCTGAACCGGGACGCGGTCGAGCGCTCCATCGGCATGCTGCGCGACCAGCAGAACAAGGAGCGCCCGGCCGACGTCCTCACCCAGAACATCCTCAGCAACCGCGGCCGCACCATCCGCCCCAAGACCCTGGGCCAGAAGCAGTACGTCGACGCCATCGACGAGCACACCATCGTCTTCGGCATCGGCCCGGCCGGCACCGGCAAGACCTACCTGGCGATGGCGAAGGCGGTCGCCGCCCTCCAGGCCAAGCGGATCACCCGGATCATCCTCACCCGACCGGCGGTCGAGGCGGGGGAGCGCCTGGGCTTCCTGCCCGGCTCGCTCAACGAGAAGATCGACCCCTACCTGCGGCCGCTCTACGACGCGCTGCACGACATGATCGACCCGGACACCATCCCCCGGCTCATGGCCTCCGGGACGATCGAGGTCGCCCCGCTGGCCTACATGCGCGGCCGCACCCTCAACGACGCCTTCATCATCCTCGACGAGGCGCAGAACACCTCGCCCGAGCAGATGAAGATGTTCCTCACCCGGCTCGGCTTCGGCAGCACGATGGTGGTCACCGGCGACACCAGCCAGGTGGACCTGCCCGGCGGCACCCAGTCCGGGCTGAAGGTGGTCCAGCGCATCCTCGAGGGGGTCGAGGACATCGACTTCCGCCAGCTGACCTCCCAGGACGTCGTCCGGCACCGCCTGGTCAGCGAGATCGTCGACGCCTACGAGCGGCACGACGCCGGCCAGGATCGCGGCCGACGCCAGGGCGGGGAGGGCCGATGA